A DNA window from Pedobacter africanus contains the following coding sequences:
- the hemF gene encoding oxygen-dependent coproporphyrinogen oxidase gives MVFKDKVVAAYQKIQDEICTSLELADGKAKFEQEIWNREGGGGGRTRIMQHGDVIEKGGVNFSAVHGKLPDPIKKAFKVESDEFFATGVSIVMHPSNPFVPIIHMNIRYFEMDEHTRWFGGGIDLTPHYIIDTDARFFHHLLKQTCDKFDPEFYTRFKTNADDYFFIKHREETRGVGGIFYDRLKPENTGLSFEQLLDYSIAVGNTFIPAYTELIERNRDKEFTAQQQEWQYLRRSRYAEFNLVYDAGTKFGLETNGRIESILMSLPPMAKWTYNYQPVSGSEESYTLSKLKKGITWA, from the coding sequence ATGGTGTTTAAAGATAAAGTAGTAGCGGCCTATCAGAAGATCCAGGACGAGATTTGTACCAGTCTGGAGCTTGCCGATGGAAAGGCAAAGTTTGAGCAGGAGATCTGGAACAGGGAAGGTGGAGGCGGTGGAAGAACCCGCATCATGCAGCATGGGGATGTGATTGAAAAAGGAGGGGTTAATTTTTCAGCAGTGCACGGAAAATTACCTGATCCGATTAAAAAAGCCTTTAAGGTAGAGAGCGATGAGTTTTTTGCAACAGGTGTATCGATTGTCATGCACCCTTCAAACCCGTTTGTACCCATCATTCACATGAATATCCGTTATTTCGAAATGGATGAACACACCAGGTGGTTTGGGGGTGGGATAGACTTAACCCCACATTACATCATTGATACAGACGCCCGTTTTTTTCACCACCTTTTAAAGCAGACCTGCGATAAATTTGATCCCGAATTTTATACCAGGTTTAAAACGAATGCAGACGATTATTTCTTTATCAAACACAGAGAAGAAACCAGGGGAGTTGGAGGCATATTTTACGACCGGTTAAAACCCGAAAATACAGGCTTATCTTTTGAACAATTGCTCGATTATTCCATTGCTGTCGGAAATACCTTTATTCCTGCCTATACAGAACTGATTGAAAGAAACAGGGATAAGGAATTTACGGCCCAGCAGCAGGAATGGCAATACCTGCGCAGGAGCAGATATGCTGAGTTTAACCTGGTTTACGATGCAGGTACCAAGTTTGGCCTTGAAACCAACGGACGCATAGAATCTATACTGATGAGCCTGCCGCCAATGGCCAAATGGACATACAATTACCAGCCTGTTTCGGGCAGTGAAGAGTCGTACACTTTAAGCAAACTAAAAAAGGGAATTACATGGGCATAA
- the gyrA gene encoding DNA gyrase subunit A yields MAEDLENQENDKIIRIDIDEQMRSAYIDYSMSVIVSRALPDVRDGLKPVHRRVLYGMLDLGLTNNKPYKKSARIVGEVLGKYHPHGDASVYNTMVRMAQEWSLRYLMVEGQGNYGSIDGDFPAAMRYTEARFQKIAEEMLADINKDTVDFQLNFDDSLEEPTVLPSKVPNLLINGSSGIAVGMATNMPPHNITETINATIAYIENNEVTVAELMKHIKAPDFPTGAIIYGYTGVQEAFETGRGRIVMRAKAEIEASKDRETIIVTEIPYQVNKAQMIERTAELIGEKKIEGISNIKDESNKDGIRIVYEIKRDANASIVLNNLFKQTALQTSFSVNNIALVKGRPQLLNLKDLIHYFVEHRHEVVIRRTKFELAEAKKRAHILEGLLIALDHLDEVIQLIRSSDTPEDARTGLMEKFGLTDIQARAILDMTLRRLTGLERDKIKEEYNELMKTIEYLQSILDDEGKRMQIIKDELTEMKEKYGDERRTSIVHSAEDMSMEDFIEDEEVVITISHEGYIKRTPATEYRTQGRGGKGSKGSDSRNEDFIEHLLIASNHNYMLFFTEAGRCFWLRVYEIPEGSRISKGRAIQNIINIPKEEKIKAFIKVKNLKDQEYLENNYIIMCTKKGTIKKTSLEAYSRPRVNGINAININEGDQLLEASLTTGSSEIVMALRSGRAIRFNETKVRPMGRTATGVRGVTLAHEKDEVIGMIAVDDPGATVLVVSEKGYGKRTDIEDYRVTNRGGKGVKTINITEKTGNLVAIKNVTDADDLMIINKSGIVIRIVVSELRVMGRATQGVRLINLKGSDEIASVARIEHEEEESEEIESHVVVDGEPAGEVEDEPAEDAAEEEGEEGEESGEDTEGEEA; encoded by the coding sequence ATGGCAGAAGATTTAGAAAATCAGGAAAACGACAAAATAATTAGAATCGATATTGACGAGCAGATGCGGTCCGCGTACATCGATTATTCGATGTCGGTTATCGTATCGAGGGCTCTGCCCGATGTTCGGGATGGTTTAAAACCGGTTCACCGCCGTGTTTTATACGGAATGCTCGATCTGGGATTAACAAACAACAAACCATATAAAAAGTCAGCACGTATTGTTGGAGAGGTACTGGGTAAGTACCACCCGCATGGTGATGCATCGGTATACAACACCATGGTAAGGATGGCCCAGGAATGGAGCCTGCGTTACCTGATGGTAGAAGGACAGGGTAACTACGGTTCAATTGACGGTGACTTTCCGGCGGCAATGCGTTATACAGAGGCCCGTTTCCAGAAAATAGCCGAAGAGATGCTGGCCGATATCAATAAAGACACGGTTGATTTCCAGTTAAACTTCGATGATTCACTGGAAGAACCAACTGTTCTTCCCTCAAAAGTGCCCAACCTGCTCATCAATGGTTCATCTGGTATTGCTGTAGGTATGGCAACAAACATGCCTCCGCACAACATTACTGAAACCATTAACGCCACCATAGCCTATATTGAGAACAATGAGGTTACGGTTGCTGAACTGATGAAACACATTAAAGCTCCGGATTTTCCTACAGGAGCCATTATTTATGGCTATACAGGCGTACAGGAAGCATTTGAAACTGGCAGAGGCCGTATTGTCATGCGTGCCAAAGCTGAAATTGAAGCTTCAAAAGACCGTGAAACCATTATTGTAACAGAAATACCTTATCAGGTAAATAAGGCCCAGATGATTGAGCGTACAGCTGAATTGATTGGCGAGAAAAAAATTGAAGGTATTTCCAACATTAAAGATGAGTCCAATAAAGATGGTATCCGCATTGTTTATGAAATAAAACGAGATGCAAATGCCTCTATTGTTTTGAATAACCTGTTTAAGCAAACCGCTTTACAGACTTCATTTAGTGTAAACAATATCGCCCTTGTTAAGGGCAGGCCACAGTTATTGAACCTGAAAGACCTGATCCACTATTTTGTGGAGCACAGGCACGAGGTGGTGATCCGCAGGACCAAGTTTGAACTTGCTGAAGCCAAGAAACGTGCCCATATCCTTGAGGGTTTACTGATTGCATTGGATCACCTTGATGAAGTAATTCAGCTGATCCGTAGTTCAGATACCCCTGAAGATGCCAGGACAGGCTTAATGGAGAAATTTGGTCTGACTGACATTCAGGCCCGGGCCATTCTTGATATGACCCTGCGCAGGTTAACAGGTCTGGAACGTGATAAGATCAAAGAAGAGTACAACGAATTGATGAAAACCATCGAATACTTACAGTCAATTTTAGATGATGAAGGAAAACGTATGCAGATCATCAAGGACGAGCTGACTGAAATGAAGGAGAAATATGGTGATGAACGCAGAACCTCCATTGTACATTCTGCGGAAGACATGAGTATGGAAGACTTCATCGAGGATGAGGAAGTTGTCATTACCATTTCTCATGAAGGCTACATCAAACGTACCCCTGCTACGGAGTATCGTACACAGGGACGTGGCGGAAAAGGATCAAAAGGCAGCGACTCCAGGAATGAGGACTTTATTGAGCACCTGCTTATTGCCTCAAACCATAACTATATGCTGTTCTTCACCGAAGCCGGCCGTTGCTTCTGGTTAAGGGTTTATGAAATTCCTGAAGGATCAAGGATCAGTAAAGGAAGAGCAATCCAGAACATCATCAATATTCCTAAAGAGGAGAAAATCAAAGCCTTTATCAAGGTTAAAAACCTGAAAGACCAGGAATACCTTGAAAACAATTACATCATTATGTGTACCAAAAAGGGAACGATTAAGAAAACCTCTTTAGAGGCTTATTCGAGACCAAGGGTAAATGGCATCAATGCTATAAACATCAATGAAGGTGATCAGCTGCTTGAAGCAAGTTTGACTACGGGTTCAAGTGAAATTGTAATGGCTTTGCGCTCAGGAAGGGCTATCCGCTTCAATGAAACCAAGGTAAGACCAATGGGCAGAACGGCCACAGGAGTAAGGGGAGTGACACTGGCACATGAAAAAGACGAGGTGATTGGCATGATTGCTGTAGATGATCCAGGAGCAACTGTACTGGTAGTTTCAGAAAAAGGTTATGGTAAACGGACTGATATTGAAGACTACCGTGTTACCAACCGGGGTGGTAAAGGTGTTAAAACCATTAACATTACAGAAAAAACCGGAAACCTTGTTGCTATTAAAAATGTTACTGATGCAGATGATTTAATGATCATCAATAAATCTGGCATCGTAATCAGGATTGTGGTTAGCGAATTAAGGGTAATGGGCCGTGCCACACAGGGCGTCCGTCTGATTAATCTTAAGGGAAGTGATGAGATCGCTTCCGTAGCCAGGATTGAGCACGAAGAAGAGGAAAGCGAAGAGATAGAAAGCCATGTAGTAGTAGATGGTGAACCTGCTGGTGAAGTAGAAGATGAACCGGCTGAAGATGCTGCTGAAGAAGAGGGCGAGGAAGGCGAAGAAAGCGGTGAGGACACTGAAGGAGAGGAAGCTTAA
- a CDS encoding tetratricopeptide repeat protein, producing the protein MKKVLLGMLFVGVASLANAQKSEISEAKKAWNLLSITSGKTLADNLKALNDGLGHTDKAIANEKSKDLPDAWSYRALFASRIALVDSVDLNNAKANQKIAEEAITKAKALDTKGAEKDNIQTASVNVENALRNRAIYAFNKKNFEGALEAFNEITTKNPNDTTMYVNAGVTAKELQNYPEVVRNFKKAIDLNYKDSKVLYSEIVNITFDKIKDSVGGLAILKEASAKFPDDSYFIGMETDLYIKKGDIEKSQEMLTKLIAKDPKNAIYQYLMGDTYYKQALAIQTKRNALDVKKTKEFNELGAKMTKLIDQSVPYYKAALDLDPKNVNALENLKIIYLFKDDKVNYEAINKKLAELKP; encoded by the coding sequence ATGAAAAAAGTACTTTTAGGAATGTTGTTTGTAGGTGTCGCCTCACTCGCAAACGCTCAAAAAAGTGAAATCAGCGAAGCCAAAAAAGCATGGAATCTTTTAAGTATTACTTCGGGTAAGACCCTTGCTGATAATTTAAAAGCGCTTAATGACGGGTTAGGGCATACTGATAAAGCTATAGCAAATGAGAAGTCTAAAGATTTACCGGATGCATGGTCTTACAGAGCGCTGTTTGCTTCCAGAATTGCCCTGGTAGATTCAGTAGACCTGAACAATGCCAAGGCCAATCAAAAAATAGCTGAAGAAGCCATTACAAAAGCCAAAGCCTTAGATACCAAAGGCGCTGAAAAAGATAATATTCAAACGGCAAGCGTAAATGTAGAGAATGCTTTAAGAAACAGGGCCATCTATGCTTTCAACAAAAAGAATTTTGAAGGAGCACTGGAAGCTTTTAACGAGATTACCACTAAAAACCCTAACGACACCACCATGTATGTAAATGCTGGTGTAACCGCGAAGGAACTGCAGAATTATCCTGAGGTAGTGCGTAACTTTAAAAAAGCGATTGACCTGAATTATAAAGATTCAAAAGTCCTGTATTCAGAGATCGTGAATATTACTTTTGATAAGATCAAAGACAGCGTTGGCGGACTGGCCATTTTAAAAGAGGCTTCTGCTAAATTCCCTGATGATTCTTATTTCATCGGTATGGAAACTGACCTTTACATTAAAAAAGGAGATATTGAAAAATCTCAGGAAATGCTAACCAAGCTGATCGCCAAAGACCCTAAGAATGCAATTTATCAGTATTTGATGGGGGATACCTATTACAAGCAGGCTTTAGCAATTCAAACCAAAAGAAATGCTTTGGATGTGAAGAAAACTAAAGAATTCAATGAACTGGGTGCGAAAATGACCAAATTAATTGATCAGTCTGTGCCTTATTATAAAGCGGCCTTAGATCTTGATCCAAAAAATGTAAATGCTTTGGAGAACCTGAAGATCATTTACCTGTTTAAAGACGATAAGGTAAATTACGAAGCTATCAATAAAAAACTGGCAGAGTTAAAGCCATAA
- a CDS encoding tetratricopeptide repeat protein, translating to MSKISLAGSIFLVSLSFNVAFAQKSQLQIARNSVGKLQVAINAKQDAKKQLSVLGEGVKAAEAAQNDNKTKKWPETWAIKAYLSAYISIIETDEGNADRYYNLAIQALDSAKRLDKFQANYRLIDAAAYNVNIRKQKKGNMAYAKGDYAGAFELLKEVSDLLPKDTTIAINAALSAQNIQSYDKALFYFKRAKENGIKNPVVFQNMASIYSSKFEHELAIRTLEDGIKANPYNVFLTNDYINLLLDNEKYTEALHVIESTLKVETNNKLLYFLYGYLQQNKANNSTAELAYNRALGLDENYFDALYQLGLVYINSANEAFKSGKPEERNQKYVSYINRAEIALLQAHEINQNDKATVQLLTEIYTRKNRLDKVQELKGKLEEF from the coding sequence ATGAGTAAGATATCTTTAGCTGGCAGTATATTCCTGGTTTCATTGAGTTTTAATGTGGCTTTTGCACAAAAAAGCCAACTTCAAATTGCACGTAACAGCGTAGGTAAGCTACAGGTGGCTATAAATGCTAAGCAAGATGCCAAAAAACAACTCAGTGTGCTGGGAGAGGGGGTTAAGGCAGCAGAAGCGGCGCAAAATGACAACAAAACAAAGAAATGGCCGGAAACCTGGGCCATCAAAGCCTATTTGAGTGCTTATATTTCGATTATCGAAACTGATGAAGGGAATGCCGACAGGTATTACAATCTTGCTATTCAGGCATTGGATTCAGCTAAAAGGCTGGACAAATTCCAGGCGAACTATCGTTTAATTGATGCGGCAGCATACAACGTAAACATCAGAAAACAGAAAAAGGGAAATATGGCTTATGCCAAGGGCGATTATGCAGGTGCTTTTGAGTTATTGAAAGAAGTGAGTGATCTTTTACCAAAAGATACGACCATTGCCATCAATGCCGCCTTGTCTGCGCAAAATATCCAATCGTACGATAAGGCATTGTTTTATTTTAAACGCGCTAAGGAGAACGGCATCAAAAATCCTGTTGTGTTCCAGAACATGGCCAGTATCTACAGCTCTAAGTTTGAACATGAACTGGCCATACGTACCCTGGAAGATGGAATCAAAGCAAATCCCTATAATGTATTTTTAACCAACGACTACATCAACCTGTTGCTGGATAACGAAAAATACACAGAAGCCCTGCATGTCATAGAATCAACATTAAAGGTAGAGACGAATAATAAACTGCTGTATTTTCTATACGGTTACCTGCAGCAAAATAAAGCCAACAACAGTACTGCAGAGCTGGCTTACAACCGGGCACTCGGATTGGACGAAAATTATTTTGATGCCTTGTATCAATTGGGATTGGTTTACATCAACTCGGCAAATGAAGCCTTTAAATCAGGAAAACCAGAAGAACGTAACCAGAAATATGTTTCTTACATCAACAGGGCTGAAATTGCTTTATTACAAGCCCACGAGATCAATCAGAACGATAAAGCTACTGTACAGCTGCTGACGGAGATTTACACCCGTAAAAACCGCCTCGATAAAGTTCAGGAACTCAAAGGAAAGCTCGAAGAATTCTAA
- a CDS encoding FUSC family protein has product MFNRPVRNIHDFLLSTYFADGLRITLGVLCPSLVLAQFGLLQYGMTVSLGALCASVVDSPGPIVHRRNAMLITTGLITVTFIIVGLTNSNIYFTAVLIVIFSFIFSMFFLYGNRAASIGTAVLLIMVLSIDDLRPWREVLFSSALIFFGSLWYTGLSYFFYRIRPYRLVQQTLSDSIHEVSLFLRAKARFYHKNIDYDDNYAELLQLQVLVHEKQDEVREVLFKTREIVRESTPEGRFLLLVFVDMVDLFEQVMSTYYNYKQLHEQFDASGILKHYESVIIKIADELDDIAFALKTGATPSLPTSLIEDVEKLKNEITALETNNTDGKYNTLGIIALKNIEVNIENILSRVKTINSYFNKKEKKNLKTRDIEIDRFVSRQNIDAKLLYENMTFSSSTFRHSLRVAIVMLIGFIVAKTLNLSHSYWILLTILVISKPGFSLTKQRNYERIIGTVVGAFIGMGILVYVQDKNTLFVILLFCMIGAYSFQRKNYVVSVLFMTPYILVLFDFLGMGSLSIARERIYDTLIGSGIALLASYSLFPNWEHEKLKEAMIDTLKANMKYFEEVVLLYVDKVHNLTNYKVARKEVYVTSANLASLFQRMFSEPKSKQMMMTELHQFTALNHLFSSYIATLSLYKKEHAFMVANFDDLKPTVQNTLYLLNLSVENLEHNKGLSSNVPLIRNNIAESIHDKNDEIIVAEQIDLIQKAAYDIFKLSEKIKL; this is encoded by the coding sequence ATGTTTAATCGTCCTGTCAGAAATATTCATGATTTTTTATTAAGTACTTATTTTGCTGACGGTCTTCGTATTACACTTGGCGTACTTTGCCCATCGCTGGTTTTAGCACAATTTGGCCTGCTACAATACGGAATGACAGTATCACTTGGCGCCCTTTGCGCCAGTGTTGTCGATTCCCCGGGACCAATTGTACACCGCCGGAACGCCATGCTCATTACCACAGGGCTGATTACGGTTACTTTTATTATAGTAGGTTTAACCAATAGTAATATTTATTTCACAGCTGTACTGATTGTCATTTTCAGTTTCATTTTTTCTATGTTTTTCCTGTATGGGAACCGGGCTGCATCCATCGGCACGGCTGTGCTGCTCATTATGGTGCTCAGTATTGATGACCTCAGGCCGTGGCGGGAAGTGCTTTTTTCTTCAGCACTTATTTTCTTTGGAAGCCTATGGTATACAGGTTTAAGTTATTTCTTTTATCGTATACGCCCCTATCGTCTCGTGCAGCAGACTTTAAGTGACTCCATTCATGAAGTCAGTCTTTTTTTAAGGGCAAAAGCCCGGTTTTACCATAAAAATATAGATTACGACGATAATTATGCTGAACTCCTGCAGCTGCAGGTACTGGTACATGAAAAGCAGGACGAAGTGCGTGAAGTCTTGTTCAAAACCCGTGAAATTGTTAGGGAATCTACCCCTGAAGGACGATTTTTACTGCTCGTTTTTGTAGATATGGTAGATCTTTTTGAGCAGGTAATGTCTACTTATTACAACTACAAGCAGCTGCACGAACAGTTTGATGCTTCCGGCATCCTTAAACATTATGAGTCTGTCATTATTAAGATTGCAGATGAACTGGACGATATTGCCTTCGCGCTTAAAACCGGTGCCACCCCTAGCCTGCCCACTTCCTTAATAGAAGATGTGGAGAAACTAAAGAATGAAATCACTGCGCTCGAAACCAATAATACCGATGGAAAATACAATACATTGGGTATCATTGCTTTAAAAAATATAGAGGTCAACATAGAAAACATTCTTTCGCGTGTTAAAACCATCAACAGCTATTTCAATAAAAAAGAAAAAAAGAACCTCAAAACAAGAGATATAGAAATAGACCGTTTTGTGAGCAGACAAAACATTGATGCAAAACTGCTTTACGAGAACATGACCTTCAGTTCTTCAACTTTCAGGCATTCCCTGCGCGTCGCTATTGTAATGCTGATTGGTTTTATTGTGGCCAAAACTTTAAATCTTTCACACAGCTACTGGATATTGCTTACCATCCTGGTAATTTCCAAGCCTGGTTTTAGTTTAACCAAACAACGCAATTACGAAAGGATCATCGGTACGGTTGTCGGTGCTTTCATAGGTATGGGCATTCTGGTGTATGTGCAGGATAAAAATACGTTATTTGTTATCCTTCTTTTTTGTATGATTGGCGCTTACAGTTTTCAGCGTAAAAACTATGTCGTCAGCGTGCTGTTTATGACCCCATATATCCTGGTGTTGTTCGACTTTTTGGGAATGGGTAGTTTATCTATTGCCCGAGAGCGCATTTACGATACCCTGATCGGCTCAGGCATTGCCTTGCTGGCCAGTTATTCTTTGTTTCCTAACTGGGAACACGAGAAACTGAAAGAAGCCATGATAGATACTTTAAAAGCTAATATGAAGTACTTTGAAGAGGTGGTATTGCTGTATGTTGATAAAGTCCATAACCTTACCAATTATAAGGTAGCCCGTAAAGAGGTTTATGTAACTTCAGCCAACCTGGCATCGCTTTTTCAGCGGATGTTTTCTGAGCCTAAAAGCAAACAGATGATGATGACCGAACTGCATCAGTTTACTGCACTTAATCATCTTTTTTCCTCTTATATAGCCACACTTTCACTTTATAAAAAGGAGCACGCCTTTATGGTGGCCAATTTTGATGACCTGAAACCCACCGTTCAAAATACCCTGTACCTGTTAAACCTGTCTGTAGAAAACCTGGAGCACAATAAAGGCCTCAGCAGTAACGTGCCCCTAATCAGGAACAACATTGCTGAATCTATACACGATAAAAATGATGAGATCATTGTAGCAGAGCAAATTGACCTGATCCAGAAGGCTGCTTATGACATATTTAAACTATCAGAAAAAATTAAATTATAG
- a CDS encoding organic hydroperoxide resistance protein → MEKLYTASVTARGGRNGHIKSSDGTIEFDVRKPREMGGQGGATNPEQLFAAAWGPCYLGALAAIAEHDGVDTSEATVEVHVSFNQDGNSFLLSADLDVHIPGISLEEAQQLADKAHRVCPYSKATRGNIETRVTAI, encoded by the coding sequence ATGGAAAAGTTGTATACAGCCTCGGTTACAGCCAGAGGCGGCCGGAATGGTCATATTAAATCCAGCGATGGGACAATAGAGTTTGATGTAAGAAAGCCAAGGGAAATGGGCGGTCAGGGAGGTGCTACCAATCCTGAGCAATTGTTTGCAGCAGCATGGGGACCTTGTTACTTAGGTGCATTGGCAGCCATAGCTGAACACGATGGGGTCGATACTTCCGAGGCCACAGTTGAAGTACACGTTTCATTTAATCAGGATGGTAATTCATTTTTATTGTCTGCTGATCTGGATGTACATATACCTGGTATTTCACTCGAAGAGGCCCAGCAGCTTGCCGATAAGGCGCATAGGGTATGTCCTTATTCGAAAGCGACCAGGGGCAATATAGAAACAAGGGTAACAGCTATTTAA
- the bioB gene encoding biotin synthase BioB — MQPTRHNWTKEEISAIYHKPFLDLVYEAATIHRENKDYNEVQVSSLISIKTGGCAEDCSYCPQAARYHTDLEVQPLMQLGQVVSAAVKAKEGGASRLCMGAAWREVRDNRDFDRVIEMVKAVNAMDMEVCCTLGMLTENQAQRLADAGLYAYNHNIDTSEDDYKRIISTRTYDDRLNTIKNVRKAKLTVCSGGIIGLGETTEDRVSMLQTLANMEAHPESVPVNALVPVKGTPLEDQPRVPIWDMVRMIATARIVMPNSVVRLSAGRNEMSTLEQAFCFMAGASSIFAGDKLLTTPNPAFVDDMAMFELLGLKTRDAFKNGRPVNTLNKTEEVTAG; from the coding sequence ATGCAACCAACTAGACACAACTGGACTAAGGAAGAAATATCGGCTATATACCATAAGCCCTTTCTGGATTTAGTTTATGAAGCTGCAACCATACACCGCGAGAATAAGGATTACAATGAAGTACAGGTAAGCTCACTGATCTCGATCAAAACAGGCGGATGTGCAGAAGATTGCTCCTATTGTCCGCAGGCAGCCCGTTACCATACCGACCTGGAAGTACAGCCACTGATGCAGCTTGGGCAGGTGGTAAGTGCAGCAGTAAAGGCGAAGGAGGGAGGGGCCTCACGTTTATGCATGGGCGCTGCCTGGCGTGAAGTGCGTGACAACCGCGATTTTGACCGTGTTATCGAAATGGTTAAAGCCGTAAATGCCATGGATATGGAGGTGTGCTGTACCTTGGGCATGCTTACCGAGAATCAGGCACAGCGCCTGGCAGACGCTGGTTTATACGCCTATAACCACAACATAGATACTTCCGAAGACGATTATAAACGCATCATTTCTACCCGCACCTATGATGACCGTTTAAATACCATTAAAAATGTACGCAAAGCAAAATTAACCGTTTGCAGCGGAGGCATTATTGGCTTGGGAGAAACTACGGAAGACCGTGTTTCTATGCTGCAAACGCTGGCTAATATGGAAGCACATCCTGAATCTGTGCCGGTAAACGCTCTGGTTCCTGTAAAAGGCACGCCTTTAGAAGATCAGCCACGCGTTCCTATATGGGATATGGTGAGAATGATTGCTACTGCCAGAATTGTGATGCCAAACTCGGTGGTACGCTTATCGGCCGGAAGAAATGAAATGAGCACCCTAGAGCAGGCATTTTGCTTTATGGCCGGTGCCAGTTCAATTTTTGCCGGGGATAAACTGCTGACTACACCAAATCCTGCTTTTGTAGATGATATGGCCATGTTCGAATTGCTGGGATTAAAAACCCGGGACGCTTTTAAGAATGGCAGGCCTGTAAATACGCTGAATAAAACTGAAGAGGTAACAGCTGGTTAA
- the mgtE gene encoding magnesium transporter, whose product MQSFDLDRTDVSKIKVALNGDDEQLKALLGEYHASEIAILFESLNKDEQQRIINLLDVETASEVIAEMHEESHPEELLLQLHPDKRTEIVEELDYDDATDIISQLEEHEQKEILADLSEDDASNIRNLLSYHEETAGGLMNTQFIRINLNLTKKDAIDEIIRQSEEIEEFYTIFVINDDNTFQGIVSLKDIIKAKGNAKITELVKSEVAWVYPDTDQEEVARLISQYNITSIPVLDKDMKLLGRVTFDDVIDVLEDENTEDILKISGVSEDEELSGNWVEAVKSRLPWLILNLGTAFLASGVIRHFEPTIKLIAVLPAYMTIIAGMGGNAATQALAVTVRRISLYDLTDNQAYRTVLKELTVGVINGACTGLIVFLFALFFDSNPLLGLVIFLAMSGNLLIAGITGAGIPLILKRIGIDPAIASSIIITTFTDVFGFLLLLGLASKLLL is encoded by the coding sequence ATGCAATCTTTCGATCTGGACAGGACAGATGTCTCTAAGATTAAGGTAGCCTTAAACGGTGATGATGAACAGCTCAAAGCTCTTCTTGGGGAATATCATGCCTCTGAGATCGCCATTTTATTCGAGAGCCTGAATAAAGATGAGCAGCAAAGGATCATCAATCTACTGGATGTAGAAACGGCTTCGGAAGTCATTGCTGAAATGCACGAGGAATCACATCCTGAAGAATTGCTGTTGCAGTTACATCCGGATAAGCGAACCGAAATCGTTGAAGAGCTGGATTATGATGATGCCACAGACATCATTTCGCAACTGGAGGAGCATGAGCAGAAAGAAATCCTGGCCGATCTGAGCGAAGATGATGCGTCGAATATCAGGAACCTCTTAAGCTACCACGAAGAAACCGCTGGTGGTTTGATGAACACACAGTTTATCCGGATTAACCTGAACCTGACCAAGAAGGACGCAATTGATGAGATCATCCGCCAAAGCGAAGAAATAGAAGAATTCTATACGATATTTGTGATAAATGACGACAATACCTTTCAGGGTATTGTTTCTTTGAAGGACATCATTAAAGCCAAGGGAAATGCAAAGATAACAGAACTGGTAAAATCTGAAGTAGCCTGGGTATACCCGGACACAGACCAGGAAGAAGTGGCAAGGCTAATCTCTCAATACAATATTACCAGTATCCCCGTACTGGACAAAGACATGAAACTATTGGGGCGGGTAACTTTTGACGACGTAATCGATGTACTGGAAGATGAGAATACGGAAGATATCTTAAAAATATCCGGGGTATCAGAAGACGAGGAACTGAGTGGTAACTGGGTAGAAGCGGTAAAATCCCGTCTTCCCTGGCTAATCCTGAACCTTGGCACAGCCTTTCTTGCTTCCGGTGTAATCCGCCATTTTGAACCCACCATTAAACTGATCGCTGTGTTGCCTGCCTACATGACCATTATTGCCGGTATGGGTGGAAATGCCGCCACACAAGCCCTTGCGGTAACGGTAAGAAGGATTTCACTATATGATTTGACGGATAATCAGGCTTATAGAACAGTGCTCAAAGAACTTACGGTAGGGGTAATCAATGGAGCCTGCACGGGTTTGATCGTATTTTTATTCGCTTTGTTTTTTGACAGTAATCCACTGTTAGGATTGGTTATTTTTCTGGCCATGAGTGGGAACTTACTGATTGCCGGTATTACTGGAGCAGGCATTCCACTTATTTTAAAACGTATTGGCATAGATCCGGCCATTGCTTCTTCAATAATTATTACAACATTTACAGACGTTTTCGGATTTTTGCTCTTGCTGGGACTGGCAAGTAAACTTTTACTTTAA